A portion of the Manihot esculenta cultivar AM560-2 chromosome 2, M.esculenta_v8, whole genome shotgun sequence genome contains these proteins:
- the LOC110609181 gene encoding non-specific phospholipase C1 — protein sequence MASRRIPITFILLVYLVVSSQSLDFENLRRRHKTNIKGPIKTLVILVMENRSFDHVLGWLKSTRPDIDGLTGTESNRISVSDPNSPEIFVSDDAFFVDWDPGHSFQAIREQIFGSNDTSAKPAPMNGFAQQAESMAENKSRTAMSGFKPSRLPVYTALANEFAVFDRWFASMPASTQPNRFYVHSATSHGATSNVRKDLIHGFPQKTIFDSLDENSLTFGIYYQNIPATLFFKSLRKLKHVFKFHKYEWSFKRHARLGMLPNYVVVEQRYFDVELFPANDDHPSHDVAIGQKFVKEVYETLRASPQWKEMALLITYDEHGGFYDHVPTPVSGVPNPDGIIGPDPFYFRFDRLGVRVPTILVSPWIEKGTVVHEPVGPSPHSQFEHSSIPATVKKLFNLKSNFLTKRDAWAGTFEDYFHIRDTPRDDCPETLPEVEMSLRPRGPQEDVRLSEFQVELIQLASQLNGDYVLNTYPDIGKSMTVGEANRYAEDAVRRFLEAGKTALRAGANESAIVTMRPSLTSRIAAGDHDSYVKAY from the exons ATGGCTAGCCGGCGAATACCCATCACCTTTATTTTATTGGTGTACTTGGTAGTTTCTTCCCAGTCCCTAGACTTCGAGAATTTACGGAGAAGGCACAAAACCAACATCAAAGGACCCATCAAAACCCTGGTGATCCTAGTCATGGAGAATCGATCTTTTGACCATGTTCTCGGCTGGCTCAAGTCAACCCGACCCGATATTGATGGCCTAACCGGAACCGAATCCAACCGCATCTCTGTTTCCGACCCGAACTCACCCGAAATCTTCGTCTCCGACGATGCTTTTTTCGTTGACTGGGACCCAGGCCACTCTTTCCAAGCCATCCGAGAACAGATATTTGGCTCGAACGATACCTCCGCCAAACCGGCACCGATGAACGGGTTCGCACAGCAAGCGGAGAGCATGGCCGAGAACAAGTCGAGAACCGCCATGAGCGGGTTCAAACCGAGTCGGTTACCGGTTTACACTGCGTTGGCAAACGAGTTCGCTGTTTTTGACCGGTGGTTCGCGTCGATGCCAGCGTCAACTCAACCGAACCGGTTCTATGTCCATTCGGCAACCTCTCATGGAGCGACAAGCAATGTGCGCAAAGACCTTATCCATGGGTTTCCTCAAAAGACGATCTTTGACTCTCTGGACGAAAATAGCCTTACCTTTGGAATTTATTACCAGAATATCCCCGCTACTCTCTTCTTTAAGTCCCTGAGAAAATTGAAGCATGTATTCAAATTCCACAAGTATGAGTGGTCGTTCAAACGGCATGCGAGGTTGGGGATGTTGCCGAATTATGTGGTGGTGGAGCAAAGATACTTTGACGTGGAGCTTTTTCCGGCGAATGATGACCACCCGTCGCATGACGTGGCGATCGGACAGAAGTTCGTTAAGGAGGTGTACGAGACGCTGAGGGCGAGCCCGCAGTGGAAAGAAATGGCGCTTTTGATTACTTATGACGAGCATGGTGGATTTTACGATCACGTACCGACCCCTGTTTCTGGAGTGCCGAATCCGGATGGGATCATCGGGCCAGACCCGTTTTATTTCCGGTTTGATCGGTTGGGTGTCAGGGTTCCCACCATTTTGGTGTCACCATGGATTGAAAAGGGCACTG TCGTCCATGAGCCTGTTGGGCCATCACCGCATTCACAGTTTGAGCATTCTTCTATCCCTGCAACTGTAAAGAAGCTTTTCAATCTAAAATCGAACTTCCTAACAAAGAGAGATGCATGGGCTGGTACTTTCGAGGATTACTTTCATATTCGGGACACTCCACGTGATGATTGTCCAG AAACTTTGCCAGAGGTGGAGATGTCATTGAGGCCAAGAGGACCACAAGAAGATGTGAGGCTATCTGAGTTTCAAGTTGAACTGATCCAGCTTGCATCACAGCTTAATGGTGATTACGTCCTAAATACTTACCCAGATATCGGAAAAAGCATGACAGTGGGTGAAGCCAACAGATACGCAGAGGATGCAGTTAGGAGGTTTCTAGAAGCTGGGAAGACTGCTCTTAGAGCTGGAGCCAATGAATCTGCAATTGTGACAATGAGACCATCTCTTACTAGCAGAATTGCTGCGGGAGACCATGATAGCTACGTAAAAGCCTATTAG
- the LOC110605512 gene encoding E3 ubiquitin-protein ligase AIRP2 — MGKLSFKDSLKALEADIQHANTLALDYPREIDGARLQMRLSYSPAAQFLLFLVQWTDCHLAGALGLLRILIYLTYADGKTTMSVYERKATIREFYAVIFPSLLQLQRGITDLEDKKQKELCSIRYKRKDELEKGKLSEIDIEREEECGICMEMNNKVVLPNCSHSLCLGCYRDWRERSQSCPFCRDSLKRVNSGDLWIYTDKSDTVDFSIISRENCKRLFVYIDKLPLIVPDNVIVPYDCHVR; from the exons ATGGGAAAGTTGTCTTTCAAGGATTCTCTCAAGGCTCTCGAAGCTGATATCCAGCACGCCAATACTCT TGCTCTAGATTATCCAAGGGAGATTGATGGAGCTCGTCTTCAGATGAGACTATCCTACAGTCCAGCAGCtcaatttcttctttttcttgttcAGTGGACTGATTGTCATCTTGCTGGTGCCCTTGGTTTGCTTAGAATTCTGATTTATTTG ACCTATGCTGATGGCAAGACAACAATGTCTGTTTATGAAAGGAAAGCTACCATTAGAGAATTTTATG CCGTGATTTTCCCATCTCTGTTACAACTTCAAAGGGGAATCACTGATTTGGAAGATAAGAAACAAAAAGAGCTTTGTAGCATCAGATATAAAAGAAAGGATGAGTTGGAGAAGGGCAAACTCTCTGAAATTGACATTGAAAGAGAAGAGGAGTGTGGAATTTGCATGGAGATGAACAACAAGGTTGTATTGCCCAATTGCAGTCATTCATTGTGTTTGGGATGCTATCGGGATTG GCGTGAGCGGTCTCAATCATGCCCCTTTTGCCGAGATAGTCTTAAAAGGGTAAATTCTGGGGATCTGTGGATCTATACAGACAAATCTGATACAGTTGATTTTTCCATAATTTCTAGAGAGAATTGCAAGAGGCTTTTTGTGTACATCGATAAGTTGCCTCTCATTGTTCCAGATAATGTAATTGTTCCTTATGATTGTCATGTTAGGTGA
- the LOC122723053 gene encoding uncharacterized mitochondrial protein AtMg00810-like — MDSHLLDQGFQRSPNEPTLYVKHTKGKSLLIVSLYVDDLLVTGDNLEEIQRFKERVMHEFEMSDLGLMKYFLGIEVDQSESGIFISQHKYALDMLKKFSMENCKSVATPLVLNEKLHKDDGEPKVEGSTFRSLIGSLLYLTATRPDLMFSASLLSRFMQSPSQKHFGVAKRVLRYLKGTANYGIYYTNVEDATLIGYSDSDWAGCLDDYKSTSGYVFSFGSGAFTWNSRKQDIVAQSTAEAEYVAAASTANQAIWLRKILFDLQQPEEEPTTIFVDNKSAISIAENPVQHGRTKHINVKFHALREAEKNGEIKLVHCTSNLQQADIFTKALPRAKLEFMKSLLGVSKNNLKEEC; from the coding sequence ATGGATTCTCATTTACTTGATCAAGGCTTTCAAAGAAGTCCTAATGAGCCAACTTTATATGTGAAGCACACCAAAGGCAAGAGTTTGCTTATTGTCTCTTTGTATGTTGATGATTTATTGGTAACAGGTGACAACTTAGAGGAAATTCAAAGATTCAAAGAAAGGgttatgcatgaatttgaaatgTCAGATCTTGGTTTGATGAAGTATTTTCTTGGCATTGAAGTCGACCAATCTGAAAGTGGAATATTCATCTCTCAGCACAAATATGCCCTTGATATGTTGAAGAAATTCAGTATGGAGAATTGCAAATCAGTTGCAACTCCATTGGTGCTGAATGAGAAGCTTCATAAAGATGATGGGGAACCAAAAGTAGAAGGTTCTACTTTCAGAAGTCTAATTGGCAGCTTGTTGTATTTGACTGCTACAAGGCCTGATTTGATGTTTTCAGCTAGTCTTTTATCTAGATTCATGCAATCTCCAAGTCAGAAGCATTTTGGTGTTGCTAAAAGGGTCCTCAGGTATTTGAAAGGTACTGCAAACTATGGTATTTATTATACCAATGTTGAGGATGCTACTTTGATTGGCTATTCAGATAGTGATTGGGCTGGTTGCTTGGATGATTATAAAAGCACCTCTGGTTATGTTTTTTCCTTTGGGTCTGGAGCCTTCACTTGGAATTCAAGGAAACAAGACATTGTTGCTCAATCCACAGCAGAAGCAGAGTATGTTGCAGCTGCATCTACTGCCAATCAAGCCATTTggttaagaaaaattttatttgatttgcaACAACCTGAAGAGGAACCTACAACTATTTTTGTGGACAACAAATCAGCTATTTCCATAGCTGAAAATCCAGTTCAGCATGGTAGGACCAAGCACATTAATGTGAAGTTTCATGCTTTGAGAGAAGCTGAGAAGAATGGAGAAATCAAGCTGGTCCATTGCACTTCAAATTTGCAGCAGGCTGATATTTTTACAAAAGCATTACCAAGAGCAAAACTTGAGTTCATGAAATCCTTGCTTGGTGTTTCCAAAAACAATCTCAAGGAGGAGTGTTAG